In the genome of Saccharomonospora viridis DSM 43017, one region contains:
- a CDS encoding argininosuccinate synthase — protein MTERVVLAYSGGLDTSVAIGWIAEETGAEVVAVAVDVGQGGEDMETIRKRALECGAVEAVVSDAKDEFAEEYCLPALQANALYMDRYPLVSALSRPLIVKHLVRAAERYGATTVAHGCTGKGNDQVRFEVGIGALAPDLKVIAPVRDFAWTREKAISWAEERNLPIDVTKKSPFSIDQNVWGRAVETGVLEDLWNEPPKEVYSYTQDPTVHFQAPDEVIITFEKGVPVAIDGKKVTVLEAIQEMNQRAGAHGIGRLDMVEDRLVGIKSREVYEAPGAIALITAHQELENVTVERDLARFKRQVEQRWGELVYDGLWFSPLKDALDGFIAKAQEHVSGDIRMVLHGGTATVTGRRSDESLYDFNLATYDEGDTFDQSLAKGFVQLWGLPSKIAAKRQQNKNNN, from the coding sequence ATGACTGAGCGGGTGGTGCTCGCGTACTCGGGCGGGCTCGACACCTCGGTGGCGATCGGTTGGATCGCCGAGGAGACCGGTGCCGAGGTGGTGGCCGTCGCCGTCGACGTCGGTCAGGGCGGCGAGGACATGGAGACCATCCGCAAGCGCGCTCTGGAGTGCGGTGCGGTGGAGGCGGTCGTGTCCGATGCCAAGGACGAGTTCGCCGAGGAGTACTGCTTGCCCGCACTGCAGGCGAACGCGCTGTACATGGACCGTTATCCGCTGGTTTCGGCTCTGTCCCGGCCGCTGATCGTCAAGCACCTGGTGCGGGCGGCCGAGCGTTACGGCGCCACCACCGTGGCGCACGGTTGCACCGGTAAGGGCAATGACCAGGTGCGGTTCGAGGTGGGCATCGGCGCGCTCGCTCCCGACCTGAAGGTCATCGCCCCCGTGCGCGACTTCGCGTGGACCCGGGAGAAGGCGATCTCCTGGGCGGAGGAGCGCAACCTCCCGATCGACGTGACGAAGAAGTCGCCGTTCTCGATCGACCAGAACGTGTGGGGCCGGGCCGTCGAGACGGGCGTGCTGGAGGACCTGTGGAACGAGCCGCCGAAGGAGGTCTACTCCTACACCCAGGACCCGACCGTCCACTTCCAGGCTCCCGACGAGGTCATCATCACCTTCGAGAAGGGTGTCCCGGTCGCCATCGACGGCAAGAAGGTCACGGTCCTGGAGGCCATCCAGGAGATGAACCAGCGCGCCGGTGCGCACGGTATCGGCAGGCTCGACATGGTGGAGGACCGGCTCGTCGGGATCAAGAGCCGGGAGGTGTACGAGGCTCCCGGTGCCATCGCGTTGATCACCGCGCACCAGGAGCTGGAGAACGTCACGGTCGAGCGTGACCTCGCCCGGTTCAAGCGTCAGGTCGAACAGCGTTGGGGCGAGCTGGTGTACGACGGGCTGTGGTTCTCGCCGTTGAAGGACGCTCTCGACGGCTTCATCGCCAAGGCCCAGGAGCACGTGTCGGGCGACATCCGGATGGTCCTGCACGGCGGTACCGCCACCGTCACGGGGCGGCGCAGCGATGAGTCGCTCTACGACTTCAACCTGGCCACCTACGACGAGGGCGACACGTTCGACCAGTCGTTGGCCAAGGGCTTCGTGCAGCTGTGGGGCTTGCCCAGCAAGATCGCCGCGAAGAGGCAGCAGAACAAGAACAACAACTGA
- a CDS encoding acetylornithine transaminase — protein MSNKDAQTRWQAAMMNNYGVPQLNLVRGEGAVVWDADGRRYLDLTTGIAVNALGHAHPAVVSAVTRQIATIGHTSNLYINEPSLTLAERLLDLSGLSGGKVLFCNSGAEALETAFKLARRTGKRKVVATEGSFHGRTMGALSLTGQPAKRSPFEPLVPGVEHVPYGDVTALENAVDAETAAFVVEPVQGENGVVVPGDDYLRAAREITARHGALLVVDEVQTGIGRLGSWFGYQRAGIEPDVVTLAKGLGGGLPLGACLAFGEAATLFEPGHHGTTFGGNPVCCAAGLAVLDTIAGNDLLEHAATIGKDIAAGVERLEHPLVRDVRGVGLLLGIVLREPVSRTVAMAAQEAGFLVNPVQPDVVRLAPPLIVNKEQVDSFLFALPDVLENAVEKDD, from the coding sequence ATGTCTAATAAGGACGCACAGACGCGGTGGCAGGCCGCGATGATGAACAACTACGGTGTTCCTCAGCTGAACCTGGTGCGTGGTGAGGGCGCCGTGGTGTGGGACGCCGACGGTCGTCGTTACCTCGACCTCACGACCGGCATCGCGGTGAACGCGCTCGGCCACGCCCATCCCGCGGTGGTGTCTGCCGTGACGCGGCAGATCGCCACGATCGGACATACCTCGAACCTCTACATCAACGAACCGTCACTCACTCTCGCGGAGCGCCTGCTCGACCTCTCCGGGCTCAGTGGTGGCAAGGTGTTGTTCTGCAACTCCGGTGCCGAGGCCCTCGAGACGGCCTTCAAGCTGGCGCGCCGCACCGGCAAGCGCAAGGTCGTGGCCACCGAGGGGAGCTTCCACGGCCGTACCATGGGCGCGTTGTCGCTGACCGGACAACCCGCCAAACGCTCCCCCTTCGAACCTCTCGTGCCCGGCGTGGAGCACGTGCCGTACGGCGATGTCACCGCACTGGAGAACGCCGTGGACGCCGAGACCGCCGCGTTCGTCGTGGAACCGGTCCAAGGCGAGAACGGTGTGGTCGTGCCCGGCGACGACTATCTGAGGGCCGCCAGGGAGATCACGGCTCGACACGGTGCTTTGCTGGTGGTCGACGAAGTGCAGACGGGCATCGGCCGGCTCGGCAGTTGGTTCGGTTACCAGCGGGCGGGCATCGAGCCCGACGTGGTGACCTTGGCCAAGGGACTCGGCGGTGGGCTGCCCCTCGGCGCCTGTCTGGCGTTCGGTGAGGCCGCGACGCTGTTCGAACCGGGACACCACGGTACGACGTTCGGCGGCAATCCGGTGTGTTGTGCGGCGGGACTCGCCGTGCTCGACACCATCGCCGGAAACGACCTACTGGAGCACGCCGCCACCATCGGCAAGGACATCGCGGCCGGCGTGGAACGGCTGGAGCACCCGCTGGTGCGAGACGTGCGCGGAGTGGGTCTGCTGTTGGGGATCGTGTTGCGGGAACCGGTGTCGCGCACCGTCGCGATGGCGGCGCAAGAGGCGGGGTTCCTCGTCAACCCCGTCCAGCCCGACGTGGTACGACTCGCGCCGCCGCTCATCGTGAACAAGGAGCAGGTCGACTCCTTCCTGTTCGCTTTGCCCGACGTACTCGAGAACGCCGTCGAGAAGGACGATTGA
- the argJ gene encoding bifunctional glutamate N-acetyltransferase/amino-acid acetyltransferase ArgJ produces the protein MTVTASRGFRAGGVAAGLKASGRRDVALVVNDGPSDVAAAVFTTNRCKANPVLWSEQVMAARSAKAVVLNSGGANCYTGPYGFQTTRASAELVAERIGVEATDVVVCSTGLIGEQLHRDKLLAGIETVVRELSDVGGPAAAEAIMTTDTRSKQVVRQGTGYTVGGMAKGAGMLAPALATMLVVLTTDADIDATTADRALREATRVTFDRLDSDGCMSTNDTVLLMCSGASGATPDADEFTALLTDACHDLAQQLLGDAEGSEHDITIEVVNAATEDDALAVGRAIARSNLFKTAVYGKDPNWGRILAAVGTTEAAFEPGALDVAFNGVWICRGGEPGEPRDAVDLSDRAVTVTVDLKAGRESATIWTNDLTHAYVHENSAYST, from the coding sequence ATGACGGTCACCGCTTCGCGGGGGTTTCGCGCCGGTGGTGTCGCTGCCGGGCTGAAGGCCAGCGGTCGACGTGATGTCGCGCTCGTCGTCAACGACGGACCGTCCGACGTCGCCGCCGCCGTGTTCACCACGAACCGGTGCAAAGCCAATCCGGTGTTGTGGAGCGAGCAGGTGATGGCTGCCCGCAGCGCGAAGGCGGTCGTGCTGAATTCCGGTGGCGCGAATTGTTACACCGGGCCTTACGGATTCCAGACCACGCGCGCCTCGGCCGAACTCGTCGCCGAACGGATCGGTGTTGAAGCGACCGATGTCGTCGTGTGCTCCACTGGCTTGATCGGGGAACAACTCCACCGCGACAAGCTCCTCGCGGGTATCGAGACGGTGGTACGGGAACTCTCCGACGTCGGCGGGCCGGCGGCGGCCGAGGCGATCATGACCACCGACACGCGCAGTAAGCAGGTGGTGCGCCAGGGGACCGGTTACACGGTCGGCGGTATGGCCAAGGGGGCCGGCATGCTCGCGCCCGCATTGGCCACGATGCTCGTGGTTCTCACCACCGACGCCGACATCGACGCCACGACCGCTGATCGCGCGCTGCGCGAGGCCACTCGGGTGACGTTCGACCGGCTCGACTCCGACGGGTGTATGTCCACCAACGACACCGTGTTGTTGATGTGCAGTGGTGCTTCGGGGGCCACGCCCGACGCCGACGAGTTCACCGCTTTGCTGACCGACGCCTGTCACGACCTCGCCCAACAGTTGCTCGGCGACGCGGAGGGTTCCGAACACGACATCACCATCGAGGTGGTCAACGCCGCCACGGAGGACGACGCGCTCGCCGTGGGAAGGGCGATCGCCCGAAGCAACCTGTTCAAGACCGCTGTATACGGCAAGGACCCGAACTGGGGACGCATCCTCGCCGCGGTGGGAACCACCGAGGCCGCGTTCGAGCCGGGAGCATTGGACGTCGCCTTCAACGGTGTATGGATCTGCCGGGGCGGTGAACCGGGCGAACCCCGGGATGCCGTCGACCTCTCCGACCGCGCGGTGACCGTGACCGTCGACCTCAAGGCGGGCCGGGAATCGGCGACGATCTGGACCAACGACCTGACTCACGCCTACGTACACGAGAATTCGGCATATTCGACATGA
- the argH gene encoding argininosuccinate lyase produces the protein MKLWGGRFASGPAEAMAALSASTHFDWRLAPYDIAGSRAHARVLHRAGLLTDEELDAMLAALDQLAKDVESGAFTPTAADEDVHTALERGLLERAGPELGGKLRAGRSRNDQVATLFRMWLRDAARRIATGTLDVVDALVEQSTRHPDAVLPGRTHLQHAQPVLLAHHLLAHAQALVRDLDRLRDWDARAAESPYGSGALAGSSLGLDPEAVARELGFPTSVDNSIDGTASRDFAAEFCFALAMLGVNLSRIAEEVIIWNTAEFGYVTLDDAWATGSSIMPQKKNPDVAELARGKAGRLIGNLTGLLATLKAQPLAYNRDLQEDKEPVFDSVEQLELLLPAIAGMIGTLTFHTDRLAESAPAGFTLATDVAEWLVRQGVPFRSAHEAAGECVRVAEGRGVGLEDLTTEELAAIHPALTPAVREVLTVEGSVASRDSRGGTAPARVAEQRERLVARLNEFREWAAR, from the coding sequence ATGAAGCTGTGGGGTGGTCGGTTCGCGAGTGGGCCGGCTGAAGCGATGGCGGCGCTGTCCGCATCGACGCATTTCGATTGGCGCCTGGCGCCCTACGACATCGCGGGGTCGCGTGCCCACGCTCGTGTACTGCACCGGGCCGGTCTGCTGACCGACGAGGAACTCGACGCGATGCTCGCGGCTCTCGACCAACTCGCGAAGGATGTCGAGTCGGGGGCGTTCACGCCCACCGCCGCGGACGAGGACGTCCACACCGCGTTGGAACGCGGTCTGTTGGAACGTGCGGGCCCCGAGCTCGGGGGGAAGTTGCGTGCGGGACGGTCACGCAACGACCAGGTGGCCACGCTGTTCCGCATGTGGCTGAGGGACGCGGCGCGGCGCATCGCCACAGGCACGCTCGATGTCGTGGACGCGCTCGTCGAACAGTCCACTCGCCATCCGGACGCCGTCCTTCCGGGACGGACGCACCTACAGCACGCCCAACCCGTTCTGCTGGCGCACCATCTGCTGGCTCACGCCCAGGCTCTCGTGCGTGATCTGGACAGGCTCAGGGACTGGGACGCCCGCGCGGCGGAGTCGCCGTACGGCTCGGGTGCGTTGGCCGGTTCCTCGCTGGGGCTCGACCCCGAAGCCGTCGCGCGTGAACTGGGTTTCCCGACCTCGGTGGACAATTCGATCGACGGTACGGCCTCACGTGACTTCGCCGCCGAGTTCTGCTTCGCCTTGGCCATGCTCGGCGTGAACCTGTCCCGTATCGCCGAGGAAGTCATCATCTGGAACACCGCCGAGTTCGGATACGTGACGCTCGACGACGCGTGGGCCACCGGCAGCTCGATCATGCCGCAGAAGAAGAACCCGGACGTGGCCGAGCTCGCGCGGGGGAAGGCGGGGCGGCTGATCGGAAACCTCACCGGCCTGTTGGCGACGTTGAAGGCGCAGCCGCTGGCGTACAACCGTGACCTGCAGGAGGACAAGGAACCGGTCTTCGACTCCGTTGAGCAGTTGGAGCTTCTGCTGCCGGCCATCGCGGGGATGATCGGCACCTTGACGTTCCACACCGACCGGTTGGCCGAGTCCGCCCCGGCGGGGTTCACACTCGCCACGGATGTCGCCGAATGGCTGGTGCGGCAGGGTGTGCCGTTCCGGAGTGCTCACGAGGCCGCGGGCGAATGCGTGCGGGTGGCCGAGGGGCGCGGTGTCGGCCTGGAAGACCTCACCACCGAGGAGTTGGCGGCGATCCATCCCGCGCTCACTCCCGCTGTCCGTGAAGTGCTCACGGTCGAAGGTTCGGTGGCCTCTCGCGATTCCCGGGGTGGGACCGCGCCTGCCCGGGTCGCGGAACAGCGCGAGCGGCTGGTGGCGCGGCTGAACGAGTTCCGCGAGTGGGCTGCACGGTAG
- the tyrS gene encoding tyrosine--tRNA ligase translates to MSEHILDELSWRGLIAQSTDLDALRRDLDSGPLAVYAGFDPTAPSLHAGHLVQMLMLRRFQDAGHRPVLLAGGGTGLIGDPRDVGERVLHSEEQVREWADRLRGQLARFVDFDHPDVPPIEVNNLDWLGSMTVPTFLRDVGKHFSINTMLARETVKRRLEGDGISYTEFSYMLLQAADYRELFERYNVRLQVGGSDQWGNIIAGVDLIRRVHGAQVHALTTPLITDSEGRKLGKSTGGGNVWVDPEMTSPYAWYQYFLNVPDADVVRCLKLLTFLDADEIGELETATNERPAARQAQRRLAQELTDLVHGPEQTRQVVAASQALFGRGDLRELDAATLDAAMAEVPTGEVRLADEPTIVELLVAGGLVESKGAARRTVKEGGAYVNNTKITEEDWKPEPSDVLHGHWLVVRRGKRTLAGVRVLN, encoded by the coding sequence GTGAGCGAGCACATTCTTGACGAGTTGTCCTGGCGCGGGCTGATCGCGCAGTCCACCGACCTCGATGCGTTACGGCGGGATCTGGATAGCGGCCCGCTCGCTGTCTATGCCGGGTTCGATCCCACCGCGCCCAGCCTGCACGCCGGTCATCTCGTGCAGATGCTCATGTTGCGACGTTTCCAGGACGCGGGACATCGACCCGTGTTGCTGGCGGGCGGTGGAACCGGGCTGATCGGCGACCCCCGGGACGTCGGTGAGCGCGTGCTGCATTCCGAGGAGCAGGTCCGTGAATGGGCGGACCGGTTGCGGGGGCAGCTTGCGCGTTTCGTGGATTTTGATCACCCCGATGTGCCACCGATCGAGGTGAACAACCTCGACTGGCTCGGTTCGATGACCGTCCCCACCTTCCTTCGCGATGTCGGTAAGCATTTCTCGATCAACACCATGCTGGCTCGGGAGACGGTGAAGCGGAGGCTGGAGGGGGACGGGATCTCCTACACCGAGTTCAGCTACATGCTGTTGCAGGCCGCCGACTACCGGGAGTTGTTCGAGCGGTACAACGTCCGGCTTCAAGTGGGTGGCTCCGATCAATGGGGCAACATCATCGCCGGCGTCGATCTCATCCGCCGGGTGCACGGGGCCCAGGTGCACGCGCTGACGACACCGTTGATCACGGACTCCGAGGGACGCAAGCTGGGCAAGTCGACCGGTGGCGGCAACGTGTGGGTGGACCCGGAGATGACGTCGCCGTACGCCTGGTACCAGTACTTCCTCAATGTGCCGGACGCCGACGTGGTGCGGTGTCTGAAACTGCTGACGTTCCTGGACGCCGACGAGATCGGCGAACTGGAGACGGCTACGAACGAGCGGCCCGCTGCCCGGCAAGCGCAGCGTCGTCTGGCTCAGGAGTTGACCGATCTGGTGCACGGGCCGGAGCAGACCCGGCAGGTCGTGGCCGCGAGCCAGGCCCTTTTCGGCCGGGGTGATCTGCGTGAGCTCGACGCGGCCACGCTCGATGCGGCGATGGCCGAGGTCCCGACGGGTGAGGTCAGGCTGGCTGATGAGCCGACCATCGTCGAGTTGCTCGTAGCCGGCGGACTCGTGGAGAGCAAGGGCGCTGCGCGTCGCACCGTGAAGGAAGGCGGCGCGTACGTCAACAACACCAAGATCACGGAGGAGGACTGGAAGCCGGAGCCCTCTGACGTGTTGCATGGACATTGGCTTGTGGTGCGCCGGGGTAAGCGCACCCTCGCTGGAGTGCGTGTCCTGAACTGA
- the argB gene encoding acetylglutamate kinase, whose translation MTDKPTTIPADDRLATAAEKAGVLIEALPWLQRFHGATVVVKYGGNAMVDDELKRAFAQDMVFLRLAGLRPVVVHGGGPQITAMLDRLGIRGEFKGGLRVTTPETMDIVRMVLVGQVSRELVGLINAYGPYAVGISGEDARLFTAERKTATVDGESVDIGLVGEVVDVNPDAVLDIVNAGRIPVVSTVAPDADGVVHNVNADTAAGALAAALQAEKLVVLTDIEGLYADWPDRSSLVERIDVDGLERLLPKLESGMIPKMEACLRAIRGGVRRAHVIDGRLAHSVLLEVFTSRGVGTMVVPKEGDDDV comes from the coding sequence ATGACCGACAAACCCACCACGATTCCCGCTGATGACAGGCTGGCCACGGCCGCGGAGAAGGCGGGCGTGCTGATCGAGGCCCTGCCCTGGTTGCAACGTTTCCACGGGGCCACAGTCGTCGTGAAGTACGGCGGGAACGCCATGGTCGACGACGAACTGAAGCGCGCCTTCGCGCAGGACATGGTGTTCCTGCGTCTGGCGGGACTGCGACCCGTCGTCGTTCACGGCGGCGGTCCCCAGATCACGGCGATGCTCGACCGGCTCGGTATCCGCGGTGAGTTCAAAGGTGGGCTCCGGGTGACGACGCCTGAGACGATGGACATCGTGCGGATGGTGCTGGTCGGGCAGGTCAGCCGGGAGCTCGTCGGTCTCATCAACGCGTACGGCCCCTACGCCGTCGGGATCTCGGGGGAGGACGCCCGCCTGTTCACCGCTGAACGTAAGACGGCCACAGTAGACGGTGAGTCAGTCGACATCGGACTTGTCGGTGAGGTCGTCGACGTCAACCCCGACGCGGTGCTCGACATCGTCAACGCGGGACGTATCCCGGTGGTGTCGACGGTCGCGCCCGATGCGGACGGTGTGGTGCACAACGTCAACGCCGATACCGCGGCCGGAGCGCTCGCCGCTGCGTTGCAGGCCGAGAAACTGGTGGTGCTGACCGACATCGAGGGGCTCTACGCGGACTGGCCGGACCGTTCGTCGCTTGTGGAGCGCATCGACGTCGACGGGCTGGAGCGGCTGCTTCCCAAGCTGGAGAGCGGGATGATCCCGAAGATGGAAGCCTGTCTGCGAGCCATCCGCGGTGGAGTGCGACGTGCGCACGTGATCGACGGGCGACTCGCTCATTCCGTACTGCTGGAAGTGTTCACGTCGCGTGGCGTCGGCACCATGGTCGTGCCGAAGGAGGGGGACGACGATGTCTAA
- a CDS encoding DNA-3-methyladenine glycosylase, which translates to MTDEVAAGQLVRREWLAIDPVDLALRLLGCELESRSDEGTVRVRLVEVEAYRGLDDPASHCYRGRTPRNEVMWGPAGHLYVYFVYGMHFCANVVGLTDGEPGAVLLRAGEVVEGQELARSRRPTARGGGQVAKGPAVLTSVLGLDRVHNGLDLTDPDSPVRLFAGEPVGAESIRSGPRVGVAAARDVPWRFWIAGSPAVSTYRRNARTRVRS; encoded by the coding sequence GTGACGGACGAGGTTGCCGCGGGCCAGTTGGTTCGACGCGAGTGGCTTGCGATCGACCCTGTCGATCTGGCGCTGAGACTGCTTGGCTGTGAGTTGGAATCGCGCAGCGACGAAGGCACGGTCCGGGTGCGTCTCGTCGAGGTGGAGGCGTATCGGGGACTCGACGATCCGGCGTCGCACTGCTATCGCGGCCGCACCCCTCGAAACGAGGTGATGTGGGGCCCTGCCGGGCACCTCTATGTGTATTTCGTCTACGGCATGCACTTCTGTGCCAATGTCGTAGGACTCACCGACGGTGAACCCGGCGCCGTGTTGTTGCGTGCGGGTGAGGTCGTCGAGGGACAGGAACTGGCCAGGAGTAGACGCCCCACTGCCCGGGGCGGTGGGCAGGTCGCCAAAGGGCCGGCCGTGCTGACCTCCGTTCTCGGTCTCGATCGCGTCCACAACGGCCTCGATCTCACGGATCCCGACTCGCCCGTCCGGCTCTTCGCCGGGGAGCCGGTCGGTGCGGAGTCGATCCGGTCGGGGCCGCGTGTGGGGGTCGCCGCCGCTCGGGACGTGCCGTGGCGGTTCTGGATCGCCGGTTCGCCGGCGGTCAGCACCTATCGGCGTAACGCCCGTACCCGCGTGCGGTCCTGA
- the argC gene encoding N-acetyl-gamma-glutamyl-phosphate reductase, with the protein MTVKVAVAGATGYAGGELLRLLLAHPDVEIGALTAASSAGTLLGQHQPHLGPLADRRVQETTPETLAGHDVVFLALPHGHSGPIAAQLGADTLVIDLGADHRLADAADWERWYGSEHAGTWPYGLPELPGGREALRKTKRVAVPGCFPTGGSLALAPAFAAGLIRPEVTIVAVTGTSGAGKSLKPHLLGSEVMGSASAYGVGGVHRHTPEFIQNLSAVAGQRVTVSFTPVLAPMPRGILTTASAPLAGDADLDAVRAVYEKAYGDEPFVSVLPEGAWPTTAATVGSNMVLLQVAVDSEANRLVVVAAIDNLTKGTAGGAVQSMNIALGLDETTGLPVTGVAP; encoded by the coding sequence ATGACGGTGAAGGTGGCGGTGGCCGGTGCGACCGGCTATGCGGGCGGTGAGTTGTTGCGGCTTCTGCTCGCGCACCCGGACGTCGAGATCGGAGCGCTGACCGCCGCGAGTAGTGCGGGAACCTTGCTCGGTCAGCACCAACCACACTTGGGACCGCTTGCTGACCGCCGTGTCCAGGAGACCACGCCGGAGACACTGGCGGGGCACGATGTGGTGTTCCTCGCATTGCCGCATGGTCATTCAGGACCTATCGCAGCACAGTTGGGTGCGGACACATTGGTGATCGACCTCGGTGCCGACCACCGTTTGGCCGACGCCGCCGACTGGGAGCGGTGGTATGGCAGCGAGCACGCCGGCACGTGGCCCTACGGCCTGCCGGAACTGCCCGGTGGTCGGGAAGCGCTGCGGAAGACCAAGCGGGTGGCGGTGCCCGGATGCTTCCCCACCGGCGGGTCCCTCGCGCTGGCTCCCGCGTTCGCGGCCGGGCTGATTCGCCCGGAGGTCACGATCGTCGCGGTCACAGGCACCTCCGGGGCGGGTAAGAGTCTGAAACCGCACCTACTCGGCTCCGAGGTCATGGGATCGGCCAGTGCCTACGGGGTCGGGGGAGTGCACCGGCACACGCCCGAGTTCATCCAGAATCTCAGCGCGGTCGCCGGGCAGCGGGTCACCGTGTCCTTCACTCCCGTGCTCGCGCCGATGCCCCGCGGCATCCTCACCACGGCCAGCGCACCACTGGCCGGTGACGCCGACCTCGACGCGGTGAGGGCGGTCTACGAGAAGGCGTACGGTGACGAGCCCTTCGTCTCGGTCCTGCCGGAGGGGGCATGGCCCACCACCGCGGCCACCGTGGGTTCGAACATGGTGCTCCTTCAGGTCGCGGTCGACTCGGAGGCGAACCGACTGGTCGTCGTGGCCGCTATCGACAACCTCACCAAGGGCACGGCCGGCGGGGCCGTGCAGTCCATGAACATCGCCCTGGGGCTGGACGAGACCACCGGACTTCCTGTGACGGGAGTCGCGCCATGA
- the argF gene encoding ornithine carbamoyltransferase — protein sequence MPRHFLRDDDLTPNEQAEVLDLTAELKRQPYGTALSGPKSVAVILEKNSTRTRFSFEVGIAQLGGHPVVVDGRNMQLGREETLGDTARVLSRYVDLVVWRTFGQERLDEFAAVATVPVVNALTDEFHPCQVLADLFTVRERKGALSGLTLTYLGDGANNMAHSLLLGGVTAGMHVRVAAPEGFHPLPWVLEAVEKRASETGGSATVFTDPHAAVDGADVVTTDAWTSMGQEKDGKDRVTPFLPYQLNADLLAKTGKDDTIVLHDLPAHRGMEITDEVIDGPASAVWDEAENRLHAQKALLVWLLKQERR from the coding sequence ATGCCGCGCCATTTCCTCCGTGACGACGACCTCACGCCGAACGAGCAGGCCGAGGTGCTCGACCTCACCGCCGAGCTGAAGCGGCAACCGTACGGCACCGCCTTGTCCGGACCGAAGTCCGTCGCGGTGATCTTGGAGAAGAACTCGACCCGCACCCGGTTCTCGTTCGAGGTGGGCATAGCCCAGCTGGGCGGGCATCCGGTGGTGGTCGACGGGCGCAACATGCAGCTGGGGCGGGAGGAGACCCTCGGCGACACCGCGCGTGTTCTGTCGCGGTACGTCGACCTCGTCGTGTGGCGTACGTTCGGGCAGGAACGGCTCGACGAGTTCGCCGCCGTCGCGACGGTGCCCGTCGTGAACGCGCTCACCGACGAGTTCCACCCCTGCCAGGTCCTCGCCGACCTGTTCACGGTGCGGGAGCGCAAGGGTGCCCTCTCCGGCCTCACGTTGACATACCTCGGTGACGGCGCGAACAACATGGCCCATTCGTTGCTGCTCGGCGGGGTCACGGCGGGCATGCATGTCCGGGTCGCCGCTCCGGAAGGTTTCCACCCTCTGCCCTGGGTGCTCGAGGCCGTGGAGAAGCGGGCTTCCGAAACCGGCGGCAGCGCCACGGTGTTCACCGATCCGCACGCCGCGGTCGACGGGGCCGATGTCGTGACCACCGACGCGTGGACGTCCATGGGCCAGGAAAAGGACGGCAAGGATCGGGTGACGCCGTTCCTGCCGTATCAGCTCAACGCCGATCTGCTTGCCAAGACCGGTAAGGACGACACCATCGTGCTCCATGATCTTCCTGCACACCGTGGGATGGAGATCACCGACGAGGTGATCGACGGTCCCGCCAGTGCGGTGTGGGATGAGGCGGAGAACCGGTTGCATGCCCAAAAGGCGCTTCTGGTGTGGCTGCTGAAGCAGGAGCGACGATGA
- a CDS encoding arginine repressor — protein MTDQQTRPSAPGGMNRARRHARITELVSSMAIRSQTELARLLAAEGIEVTQATLSRDLDELGAVKLRGADSGAPVYVIPEDGSPVRGVQGGTARLSKLLAEFMVSADASGNLMVLRTPPGAAQFLASAIDRAALDEVVGSIAGDDTIAVIAREPLTGKELAERFTALAQRSSKADTNVSEEKNK, from the coding sequence ATGACTGATCAGCAAACCCGGCCCTCGGCCCCGGGCGGTATGAATCGGGCGAGACGGCACGCCCGAATCACCGAGCTGGTGTCCAGCATGGCCATTCGGAGCCAGACCGAACTGGCCAGGCTACTGGCCGCCGAAGGTATCGAGGTCACTCAGGCGACTCTGTCGAGGGACCTCGACGAGCTCGGTGCGGTGAAGCTCAGGGGCGCGGATTCGGGAGCCCCGGTGTACGTGATTCCCGAGGACGGCAGTCCCGTCCGGGGCGTGCAGGGTGGCACAGCGCGATTGTCGAAACTGTTGGCCGAATTCATGGTCTCGGCCGATGCCTCGGGCAATCTCATGGTGTTGCGTACCCCTCCGGGCGCGGCCCAATTCCTGGCCAGCGCCATCGACAGGGCAGCGCTGGACGAAGTCGTCGGTTCCATCGCCGGCGACGACACGATCGCGGTGATCGCCAGGGAACCGTTGACAGGCAAGGAGTTGGCGGAACGGTTCACCGCATTGGCGCAACGGTCGTCGAAAGCGGACACGAACGTGAGTGAGGAGAAGAACAAATGA